One window of the Paraburkholderia sp. PGU19 genome contains the following:
- a CDS encoding glycosyltransferase translates to MPTVSILIPAYKAEYLRRAILSAQHQTFKDIEILVGDDTPNAALEKIVVGFDDPRIKYFHHGFQKGTRNSRALWAQASGQYVKWLFDDDVLMPTSVETLVDALREYPQAILAFHERVFIDEMDNLIGQPQQLLPPGQKALIDRAFLVENMVGKLNNFIGEPSNVMLVRERVDVSSVFDYRSWVLDFIGDVSMFLNCAEQAPLVAVGGFHSAFRRHSTQASATVSANFSAGLYEWELMVRGEAAAGNLTVEALAGAQRMLRTIYGNWSANLPEIAPLLANLNEFDRIPPQDLYASPRFQADLANARAAVAARVGERRKGPRTQQQKFCVVCEQPVARWLPHPDAGSASKEFMRQVESVGSTLENHTCPNCGCNDRERHLWLYIAFSRILENASTKRILHIAPEAGLEPRIRRLQPREYIVGDLSPRVAHHRTINVENLEFPDGYFDVVICNHVLEHVDRPETAIAEFNRCLASDGHLIAQTPYSPVLRQTFELIKAVPESFKARYFGQGDHVRLFGADLVDKFRDGGFAGDLYPHTTVLGGIDPDTYGCNGREPFFFFAKGQAPEFVS, encoded by the coding sequence ATGCCAACAGTCAGCATTTTGATCCCCGCATACAAAGCGGAATATCTCCGGCGGGCGATCCTAAGCGCGCAGCATCAGACATTCAAGGACATCGAAATCCTTGTCGGCGACGACACGCCCAACGCTGCGCTCGAGAAAATTGTCGTGGGATTCGATGATCCTCGCATAAAGTACTTTCACCACGGATTCCAGAAAGGCACGCGCAACTCACGAGCATTGTGGGCGCAGGCGAGCGGTCAGTATGTGAAGTGGCTTTTCGACGACGATGTGCTGATGCCGACCTCCGTCGAGACGCTCGTCGATGCACTGCGCGAATACCCGCAGGCGATACTTGCGTTCCACGAACGAGTGTTCATCGATGAAATGGACAATTTGATCGGTCAGCCGCAACAGTTGTTGCCACCGGGACAGAAGGCGCTCATCGATCGCGCGTTTCTCGTCGAGAACATGGTCGGCAAGCTGAACAACTTCATCGGCGAGCCGAGCAATGTCATGCTCGTGCGTGAACGCGTCGATGTGTCTTCGGTGTTCGACTACCGCTCATGGGTGCTGGACTTCATCGGCGATGTGTCGATGTTTCTGAACTGCGCTGAACAGGCTCCGCTCGTCGCAGTCGGTGGGTTTCACAGCGCATTCAGGCGGCATTCGACTCAGGCGTCCGCGACAGTGAGTGCCAATTTCAGCGCGGGACTCTACGAATGGGAATTGATGGTGCGTGGCGAAGCCGCGGCTGGCAATTTGACGGTCGAAGCGCTCGCGGGAGCGCAACGGATGTTGCGAACCATCTATGGGAACTGGAGCGCCAATCTGCCAGAGATTGCTCCGTTGCTCGCCAACCTCAACGAGTTTGACCGCATTCCGCCGCAAGATCTGTATGCGTCCCCTCGATTTCAGGCGGATCTCGCCAATGCTCGTGCGGCCGTGGCTGCTCGCGTCGGCGAGCGTAGAAAAGGACCGCGCACCCAGCAGCAGAAATTCTGTGTGGTCTGCGAGCAGCCCGTCGCCAGATGGCTGCCACATCCCGACGCAGGCAGCGCCAGCAAGGAGTTCATGCGGCAGGTTGAATCGGTGGGTTCAACGCTCGAGAATCATACGTGCCCGAATTGTGGCTGCAACGATCGAGAGCGGCATCTCTGGCTATATATTGCCTTTTCGCGGATCCTGGAGAACGCGAGCACAAAGCGCATTCTCCATATCGCCCCCGAAGCGGGACTCGAGCCACGCATACGCAGGCTGCAGCCACGCGAATATATCGTCGGCGATCTCTCCCCGCGAGTTGCTCATCACCGAACGATCAATGTCGAGAATCTGGAATTTCCCGACGGATATTTCGACGTCGTCATCTGCAACCACGTACTCGAGCATGTCGATCGTCCCGAAACGGCGATCGCCGAGTTCAACCGCTGTCTCGCGTCCGATGGCCATCTGATTGCACAGACGCCATACTCGCCTGTGTTGCGCCAAACATTCGAATTGATCAAGGCGGTGCCGGAGTCTTTCAAGGCGCGCTATTTCGGGCAAGGCGACCATGTGCGGCTTTTTGGCGCGGATCTCGTCGATAAATTCCGTGACGGCGGTTTTGCAGGTGACCTTTACCCGCATACGACCGTTCTCGGCGGAATCGATCCAGACACGTATGGCTGCAACGGACGCGAGCCATTCTTCTTTTTCGCGAAGGGGCAAGCGCCTGAGTTCGTCAGCTGA
- a CDS encoding methyltransferase, producing the protein MKTVFETTTVRIIETSDAEGDTQRQLYLGPPFSSIQGAIKVNKPKFHVHDFTKKLTYGALCVRNGVHDALVLGLGAGVVIQSIRDFAPSVKIDIVDVNLELFEASHKFFFDLDSDNIQLFHEDAYHFVDRANKKYDYICCDIFGSSLEVPNYVLSGELAGKVKHCLSAEGIFAINTHRQLHKSLVESLSKSFEFVFSLPGNNCLLLCSDVWPQFVADDALIAQQLQNNVDIASIHHDMTLTQRVDIQAQPKTASA; encoded by the coding sequence ATGAAGACAGTCTTTGAAACTACCACCGTAAGGATCATCGAGACGAGCGACGCGGAGGGCGACACGCAACGCCAGCTTTACTTGGGCCCACCATTTAGCAGCATTCAAGGCGCAATAAAAGTCAACAAGCCCAAATTCCATGTACACGATTTCACCAAGAAGCTGACATATGGGGCGTTGTGCGTCAGGAACGGCGTGCATGACGCACTCGTCCTTGGCCTCGGGGCTGGCGTGGTGATCCAATCAATTCGTGACTTCGCACCTTCGGTGAAGATCGACATCGTCGATGTCAATCTTGAACTCTTCGAAGCGTCTCACAAATTTTTCTTCGACCTCGACTCCGACAACATCCAGCTATTTCATGAAGATGCGTACCATTTCGTTGACAGAGCGAACAAGAAATACGACTACATTTGCTGCGATATTTTCGGCTCAAGTCTAGAAGTTCCCAATTACGTTCTTTCGGGGGAATTGGCTGGAAAAGTGAAGCACTGTCTGAGCGCAGAGGGAATATTTGCGATCAACACACACCGTCAGTTGCACAAGAGTCTTGTCGAGTCGCTGTCCAAGAGCTTCGAGTTCGTCTTCTCGCTCCCAGGCAATAACTGCCTGCTCCTGTGCAGCGACGTCTGGCCGCAATTCGTCGCCGACGATGCGTTGATCGCGCAGCAACTTCAGAATAACGTTGATATCGCGTCGATCCACCACGACATGACGCTGACGCAACGCGTCGACATTCAAGCACAGCCGAAAACCGCATCCGCGTAA
- a CDS encoding c-type cytochrome, with protein MSEAPHGAPIKTPGQLIAAVIAGFAVPIVIIILLAYYVDNSTRTGAGTDSLSDAAVNARTEPLAKVDIRDANAPRVYKTGEEVYKAVCSACHASGAAGAPKFTNTADWAPRIGEGFDTLWHNALTGKGAMPARGGTSPDDYSDYEIGLAVAYMANNAGAKFADPPKPVPGQPAAGPAGASGAAAASGAEAASGAAGASDAAGTQAAAAMAAMANVPQAAAPASGAAQSADASQAGKALYQQVCQACHAAGVLNAPKFGDKEAWAPRLKEPMETVYNYALHGKGAMPPKGGSSASDADVKAAVDYMVNASK; from the coding sequence ATGAGCGAAGCACCACACGGAGCCCCGATCAAAACCCCCGGACAGCTGATCGCCGCAGTCATCGCTGGTTTTGCTGTCCCCATCGTCATCATCATCCTGCTCGCTTATTACGTCGACAACTCGACCCGCACGGGCGCGGGTACCGACAGTCTGTCCGACGCCGCAGTCAACGCGCGCACCGAACCCCTCGCCAAAGTCGACATCCGCGACGCCAATGCGCCGCGCGTCTACAAGACGGGCGAGGAAGTCTACAAAGCCGTGTGTTCGGCGTGTCACGCGTCGGGCGCGGCAGGCGCGCCGAAGTTCACCAACACGGCCGACTGGGCGCCGCGCATCGGCGAAGGTTTCGATACGCTCTGGCACAACGCGCTGACGGGCAAGGGCGCGATGCCTGCGCGCGGCGGCACGAGCCCGGACGACTACAGCGATTACGAAATCGGCCTCGCCGTCGCGTACATGGCGAACAACGCGGGCGCGAAGTTCGCAGATCCGCCGAAGCCTGTGCCGGGTCAACCAGCCGCAGGCCCGGCCGGCGCTTCGGGCGCAGCGGCGGCTTCGGGCGCCGAAGCGGCATCGGGCGCAGCCGGTGCCTCCGATGCAGCAGGCACCCAGGCCGCTGCCGCAATGGCCGCCATGGCCAACGTGCCGCAGGCCGCGGCGCCCGCATCGGGCGCGGCGCAGAGCGCGGACGCATCGCAGGCGGGCAAGGCGCTGTATCAGCAGGTCTGCCAGGCCTGCCACGCGGCGGGCGTGCTGAACGCACCGAAGTTCGGTGACAAGGAAGCCTGGGCGCCGCGCCTGAAGGAGCCGATGGAAACCGTCTACAACTACGCGCTGCACGGCAAGGGCGCAATGCCACCGAAAGGCGGATCGAGCGCGTCGGACGCTGATGTGAAGGCCGCCGTCGATTACATGGTCAACGCGTCGAAATAA